The stretch of DNA AAAGCCCATCAGCTTCAGCGTTGAACCGTTCGCGGATAGACTGCGGCCGGTCCCGGAGCACTCTGATGCATAGATTTGTATCAAGCATATATCGAAGCATTAGAAGCGCTCACGGACTTGTTCGGCCAGTTGGTCGCGCTCGCCAAGATCAATGCCTGGGGCCGCAAAAAAATCGTCCCAAATGCTGTTAGACGGCACGATGATACGACGCCCCCCTTCCCTCAAAATAGTCACGTCTTTGACGCCTTCCGGAAAAGC from Asticcacaulis excentricus CB 48 encodes:
- the vapB gene encoding type II toxin-antitoxin system VapB family antitoxin; its protein translation is MMARTTLFHSNRSQAVRLPKDVAFPEGVKDVTILREGGRRIIVPSNSIWDDFFAAPGIDLGERDQLAEQVRERF